The Halorhabdus sp. BNX81 genome includes a region encoding these proteins:
- a CDS encoding glycosyltransferase yields the protein MHTITHAVLMGLAGFGVFVVGYYALISVGYLFLHVLALFELREDVKESRWDPPFRKFSSPFYPGIGIVVPAYNEEATIVESVRSMLSLNYPETEVVVVNDGSTDATLDRLREQFDLEAIDAEIPFDIPAEEIHGVYRSTTDEKLLVVDKENGGKSDALNAGIWLTDMPLFCAVDADTIIDRDALLQIVTPFLKEPTTAVASGGVIRVANDCTVEDGIVTDVSLPKTGFPGLQVMEYLRAFYSGRLGLNRINGLILISGAFGLFQTEAVREIGGYRHDTITEDFDIVVRLHKHLTEQDREYTVDFVPEPVAWTEVPSSRRVLSRQRRRWYRGMMETVVTNRKMLFNRAYGRVGTLVMPFFVAAETLGPLIEGLGYVVLPVAWYFGALDVTFVLMFFLLTTGYGVFLSWFGVFSEVWSFNRYDSPWQVLRLLWYGVLENFGYRQWKTIVAWRGLIEYVRGVDSWGVMERSGFAGEEE from the coding sequence ATGCACACGATCACACACGCCGTCCTGATGGGGCTGGCCGGGTTCGGCGTCTTTGTCGTGGGGTATTACGCATTGATCAGCGTCGGCTACCTGTTTTTGCACGTCCTGGCGCTGTTCGAACTCCGCGAAGACGTCAAGGAGTCGCGATGGGACCCGCCGTTCCGGAAGTTCAGCTCCCCGTTCTATCCCGGCATCGGGATCGTCGTGCCGGCGTACAACGAGGAGGCCACCATCGTCGAGAGCGTCCGCTCGATGCTCTCGTTGAACTACCCGGAGACCGAGGTCGTCGTCGTCAACGACGGCTCGACCGACGCGACGCTAGATCGACTCCGCGAGCAGTTCGATCTCGAAGCCATCGACGCGGAGATCCCATTCGATATCCCTGCCGAAGAGATCCACGGCGTCTACCGGTCGACGACCGACGAGAAGTTGCTCGTCGTCGACAAGGAAAACGGCGGCAAAAGCGACGCCCTCAATGCGGGGATCTGGCTGACCGACATGCCGCTGTTCTGTGCCGTCGACGCGGATACGATCATCGACCGCGATGCGCTCCTCCAGATCGTGACGCCCTTCCTCAAGGAGCCAACGACCGCCGTCGCATCAGGGGGCGTCATCCGTGTCGCCAACGACTGTACAGTCGAGGACGGCATCGTCACTGACGTCTCCCTGCCGAAAACTGGCTTCCCCGGGTTACAGGTGATGGAGTACCTCCGTGCCTTCTACTCGGGTCGACTCGGTCTCAACCGGATCAACGGACTCATCCTCATCTCGGGAGCCTTCGGGCTCTTCCAGACGGAAGCCGTCCGCGAGATCGGTGGCTACAGACACGACACGATCACGGAGGACTTCGACATCGTCGTGCGCCTCCACAAACACCTGACCGAGCAGGACCGGGAGTACACGGTCGATTTCGTCCCGGAACCGGTCGCCTGGACGGAGGTTCCGAGCAGCCGCCGGGTACTCAGCCGGCAGCGAAGACGCTGGTACCGGGGGATGATGGAGACCGTCGTGACCAACCGCAAAATGTTGTTCAATCGCGCGTATGGTCGCGTCGGAACCCTGGTGATGCCGTTTTTCGTCGCGGCGGAAACACTCGGCCCGCTCATCGAAGGGCTTGGATACGTCGTGCTCCCGGTGGCGTGGTACTTCGGAGCGCTGGACGTGACGTTCGTGCTCATGTTCTTCCTCCTGACGACCGGCTACGGCGTCTTCCTGTCGTGGTTCGGCGTCTTCAGCGAGGTCTGGAGTTTCAACCGCTACGACAGCCCCTGGCAGGTGTTGCGCCTGCTGTGGTACGGCGTTCTGGAGAACTTCGGGTACAGACAGTGGAAGACGATCGTCGCCTGGCGCGGCCTCATCGAGTACGTCCGAGGCGTCGACTCGTGGGGCGTGATGGAACGCAGCGGCTTCGCCGGTGAGGAGGAGTGA
- a CDS encoding PAS domain S-box protein produces MTRFDDGKTGPITVLYVNDDRSFADLVRTKLSRCGEIDVETATAAETAIENLATTEFDCVVTSYALPDGTGVDLLEQIQAEHDDLPTVLFTGRGSEEVASRATRADVSDYIPIRPNQESFELLARRIETLVDAARKRAAADRMTDRFRRTLERATDAIYAVDTDWRIEYMNEKMGKRVDRDPEEVVGNVLWEEFPSVVDTELEDRYRTAMETGESVSFEQYVGEPFEYWVDVRVFPDEDGLTVFSQEITDRKQQQREYQELAEEYDALLDTSGDAIFVLDVDMSGQDPEFTFAQLSPGYETQTGLSTDEVKDRTPRDVFGEERGAELAANYAECVEQREPISYREELSVAPDARFWETSLAPVIVDDEIVRIVGIARNVTEQVQRERKLEQANQRLEGLIEATPLTIMEIDADGEVIRWNEGAEEMFGWSREEVLGEFNPIIPEDQQTQFDAHRRAALNGKPIRGKEIQRETKDGRRLDLLLSVAPIEDSNGEVTSILAVLEDITEQKHLENRLRSLQRTAQQLSAAQSTEEIANIAVDAAVEILGFEITGIWEYDEREHALIPITETAEARELVGESPRFDPGNSLAWKAFDTGELQVFDDVREVDERYNEDTRIRSEIQVPLGDYGLISTGSPTTREFSETDVDLFRILGATVEAALARASREAELKRQNERLDQFASVVAHDLRNPLTVAMGFLEVAAETGDPDHFEKVETAHDRIERLIEDLLTLARGETTIEDREQIDLGAVAREAWGYVDTSEATMEVAEGVPVVAGDAGRLSQLFENLFRNAVEHGGKDVTITVGKRADGGFYVADDGEGIPPEDRETVFDHGVTTNEGGTGFGLSIVEDIAKAHGWTVSVGESSDGGARFDFDTSR; encoded by the coding sequence ATGACTCGTTTTGACGACGGGAAGACCGGACCGATAACGGTCCTGTACGTGAACGACGACCGTTCGTTCGCGGACCTGGTCCGGACGAAGCTGTCACGGTGTGGCGAGATCGATGTAGAGACGGCGACTGCTGCGGAGACGGCGATAGAGAACCTTGCGACGACCGAATTCGACTGCGTGGTGACCTCCTACGCGCTGCCCGACGGAACGGGGGTCGACCTCCTCGAACAGATCCAGGCGGAACACGACGACCTCCCGACCGTCCTGTTCACCGGTCGCGGGAGCGAAGAAGTGGCGAGTCGCGCAACCCGGGCCGACGTCTCCGATTACATTCCGATCCGACCGAACCAGGAGAGCTTCGAGCTGCTGGCCCGGCGGATCGAAACGCTGGTCGACGCCGCGCGCAAGCGAGCCGCCGCCGACCGAATGACTGATCGGTTCCGACGGACGCTCGAACGGGCGACCGACGCGATCTACGCCGTCGACACCGACTGGCGGATCGAATACATGAACGAGAAGATGGGCAAGCGAGTCGACCGGGACCCGGAGGAGGTCGTCGGCAACGTGCTCTGGGAGGAGTTCCCGTCGGTCGTTGACACGGAACTCGAAGACCGCTACCGGACCGCGATGGAAACCGGCGAGTCGGTCTCCTTCGAGCAATACGTCGGCGAGCCCTTCGAGTACTGGGTCGACGTTCGTGTGTTTCCGGACGAGGACGGCCTGACCGTCTTCTCCCAGGAGATCACCGACCGAAAGCAACAGCAACGCGAATATCAGGAACTCGCCGAGGAGTACGACGCGCTGCTGGATACGTCCGGTGACGCGATCTTCGTCCTCGACGTCGACATGTCAGGACAGGATCCGGAGTTCACGTTTGCACAGCTGAGTCCTGGGTACGAGACCCAGACTGGGCTTTCGACGGACGAAGTCAAGGACAGGACACCGCGGGACGTCTTCGGCGAGGAACGCGGTGCAGAGCTTGCGGCGAACTACGCCGAGTGCGTCGAGCAGCGCGAGCCGATCTCCTATCGCGAGGAGTTGTCGGTCGCCCCGGACGCCCGCTTCTGGGAGACATCGCTCGCACCGGTCATCGTCGACGACGAGATCGTCCGGATCGTCGGTATCGCACGGAACGTCACCGAACAAGTCCAGCGCGAGCGCAAACTCGAACAGGCGAACCAGCGACTGGAGGGACTCATCGAGGCGACGCCGCTGACGATCATGGAAATCGACGCTGACGGTGAGGTCATCCGCTGGAACGAGGGTGCAGAGGAGATGTTCGGATGGTCGCGCGAGGAGGTTCTGGGCGAATTTAACCCGATAATCCCTGAGGACCAGCAGACACAATTCGATGCCCATCGCCGGGCAGCACTCAACGGGAAACCGATCCGTGGCAAGGAGATTCAACGAGAGACCAAAGACGGGCGACGACTAGATCTCCTGCTGTCGGTCGCCCCGATCGAGGACTCGAACGGCGAGGTGACCAGCATTCTCGCCGTCCTCGAAGACATAACCGAACAGAAACACCTGGAGAACCGCCTTCGATCGCTACAGCGAACCGCACAGCAACTCAGCGCTGCACAGTCCACCGAAGAGATCGCCAATATCGCCGTCGACGCTGCCGTCGAAATCCTCGGGTTCGAGATCACCGGGATCTGGGAGTACGACGAGCGGGAACACGCCCTCATCCCGATCACTGAGACAGCCGAGGCGCGCGAGCTCGTCGGCGAGTCACCGCGATTCGATCCGGGTAACAGTCTCGCCTGGAAGGCCTTCGACACCGGCGAACTCCAGGTGTTCGACGACGTCAGAGAGGTTGACGAGCGGTATAACGAGGACACGAGGATCAGAAGCGAGATCCAGGTGCCGCTGGGCGACTATGGCCTCATCTCGACTGGCTCGCCAACGACCCGAGAGTTCTCCGAGACGGACGTCGACCTGTTCAGAATCCTCGGCGCGACTGTCGAGGCAGCGCTGGCACGGGCCAGCCGGGAAGCTGAGCTAAAGCGACAGAACGAACGTCTCGATCAGTTCGCGAGCGTCGTGGCCCACGACCTGCGGAACCCGCTCACCGTCGCGATGGGCTTTCTCGAAGTGGCTGCCGAGACGGGCGACCCGGACCACTTCGAGAAGGTCGAAACCGCTCACGACCGGATCGAACGTCTCATCGAAGACCTCCTGACGCTCGCCCGTGGGGAGACGACGATCGAGGACAGAGAACAGATCGACCTCGGCGCAGTTGCACGGGAAGCGTGGGGCTACGTCGACACGAGCGAGGCGACGATGGAGGTCGCCGAGGGCGTGCCAGTCGTCGCCGGTGACGCCGGGCGGTTGAGTCAACTGTTCGAGAACCTCTTCCGAAATGCGGTCGAACACGGCGGCAAGGACGTCACGATCACGGTCGGCAAGCGAGCGGACGGTGGGTTCTACGTCGCGGACGATGGCGAAGGGATTCCGCCCGAGGATCGAGAGACAGTGTTCGACCACGGCGTGACTACCAACGAGGGCGGAACGGGCTTTGGCCTCTCGATCGTCGAGGACATCGCGAAGGCACACGGCTGGACCGTCTCCGTCGGTGAGTCGAGCGATGGCGGTGCACGATTTGATTTCGATACGTCCCGGTGA
- a CDS encoding response regulator transcription factor produces MAESILVVDDDTTIRQLLRHRFEAAGFEVRVCEDGQEAADLLSTGFEPDALVVDVMMPRLNGTRLVRMLRNGELAIRTDLPVVMLTSRGREEHVLEGFDAGVDDYVSKPFRSAELLARVRRHLP; encoded by the coding sequence ATGGCGGAATCGATCCTCGTCGTCGACGACGACACCACGATCCGGCAGTTGCTTCGCCACCGCTTCGAAGCGGCCGGGTTCGAGGTTCGTGTCTGTGAGGACGGCCAGGAAGCTGCCGACCTCTTGTCGACGGGGTTCGAGCCCGACGCCCTCGTCGTCGACGTCATGATGCCCCGTCTCAACGGGACGCGGCTGGTTCGGATGCTCAGAAACGGGGAGCTGGCGATCCGAACTGACCTGCCGGTCGTGATGCTCACCTCCCGCGGCCGGGAGGAACACGTTCTCGAAGGCTTCGACGCCGGCGTCGACGACTACGTCTCGAAGCCGTTCCGGAGCGCGGAGCTACTGGCACGCGTCCGGCGACACCTCCCATGA
- a CDS encoding GAF domain-containing sensor histidine kinase has product MDTPEPRNYFRDLFEVGTDRSAPLEQKIERAITLGRDRLGVDYGVLSYTGAGEYEIVDSTIESGAYEAGTIHELGETWCRHVVSDREMLVVADAANSPYSDDLARETTGLQCYIGAAVLVDGEVYGTLCYSGEDPLEREFTEDDERFVQLLTQWISYEIEREQHYRALDAQNERLTEFAGVLAHDLRNPLTGARGYTELVSESVSEPEASHLQTVLESLDRMEQLITDTLSLAREGADVGEREPVSLAAVAERAWNTVQPDTAVLAVESDRTIRADASRLQQLFENLFRNVMEHCPPGTRVTVEGTDTGFAVSDDGPGLPPAIADSLFGGTFGSQRHGLGLLIVERVVSGHGWDGTVETSEGGTRFEFTGVGMVTEPPSVSIR; this is encoded by the coding sequence ATGGACACTCCGGAGCCCAGGAACTACTTTCGCGATCTGTTCGAAGTCGGTACTGATCGGTCCGCCCCGCTCGAGCAGAAAATCGAGCGAGCAATCACGCTCGGACGGGATCGACTGGGCGTCGACTACGGCGTCCTGTCGTATACGGGTGCCGGCGAGTACGAGATCGTCGACTCGACGATCGAAAGCGGGGCCTACGAGGCGGGGACGATCCACGAACTCGGGGAAACGTGGTGTCGCCACGTCGTGTCCGACCGCGAGATGCTCGTCGTCGCCGACGCGGCAAACTCGCCTTATAGCGACGACCTCGCCCGTGAGACGACCGGACTACAGTGTTATATCGGTGCTGCCGTCCTCGTCGACGGCGAGGTCTATGGCACGCTCTGTTACTCGGGGGAGGACCCGCTAGAGCGGGAATTCACCGAGGACGACGAGCGGTTCGTCCAGTTGCTCACCCAGTGGATCAGCTACGAGATCGAGCGCGAACAACACTACCGGGCCTTAGACGCACAGAACGAACGCCTGACGGAGTTCGCGGGCGTCCTCGCCCACGACCTGCGGAATCCCCTGACCGGAGCCCGGGGCTATACAGAACTCGTTTCCGAATCCGTCTCCGAACCCGAGGCGAGCCATCTTCAAACCGTCCTCGAGTCCTTAGACCGCATGGAGCAACTCATCACAGACACCCTCTCGCTGGCCAGGGAGGGGGCCGATGTCGGCGAGCGCGAACCGGTTTCGCTGGCCGCGGTCGCTGAGCGGGCCTGGAACACCGTACAACCGGACACCGCAGTGCTCGCCGTCGAGAGCGATCGAACGATCCGTGCCGACGCCTCCAGACTCCAGCAGTTGTTCGAGAACCTCTTTCGGAACGTGATGGAACACTGCCCGCCAGGGACCCGAGTGACCGTCGAGGGGACCGATACGGGGTTCGCCGTCAGCGACGACGGTCCCGGCCTCCCGCCGGCGATCGCCGACTCGCTGTTCGGTGGGACCTTCGGAAGCCAGCGCCATGGCCTGGGACTGCTGATCGTCGAGCGGGTCGTCTCCGGTCACGGCTGGGACGGGACAGTCGAGACGAGCGAAGGCGGAACGCGCTTCGAATTCACTGGCGTTGGGATGGTCACCGAACCACCATCGGTCTCGATTCGGTGA
- a CDS encoding HEAT repeat domain-containing protein, translating to MAGAVGAFGYEVPLIVILAVVALVIGLLLTVSFYITIGWSVYRSVVDERRDRVRDDLREALLERLFADDPGWEEWVETLSGTERRVTESLLDEFLRELDGGDKAQLQGLGVALGIPDRARKQLDGRGEFEHLDALTWLTLLGDPDPYLESAFEPETPRERAATVTLLSETDSLADARQGVSILLDDIDGQFTVFGQDTLHRISRSDPTPLLEAARREYRSWNEPLFAQVLAVCANLETSVGDQDLSWLTAALETENEAIRAAAARALGSFGWRETVRDRAFLERAVGDPSPRVRGAVYEMLGAWGDQPALSVLLYALVSETHPRAVERGTAALVDRRDRIDPDTPAVLGPAWDWSVEHAEYDDMARHGSKRVYS from the coding sequence ATGGCGGGGGCCGTCGGCGCGTTCGGGTACGAAGTCCCGCTGATCGTGATCCTGGCCGTGGTCGCGCTCGTGATCGGACTGCTACTGACCGTCTCGTTTTACATCACCATCGGCTGGTCAGTGTACCGCTCGGTCGTCGACGAGCGGCGCGATCGTGTCAGGGACGACCTTCGGGAAGCGCTGCTCGAGCGCCTCTTTGCCGACGACCCCGGCTGGGAGGAGTGGGTCGAGACGCTCTCCGGAACCGAGCGGCGAGTTACCGAGTCGCTGCTCGACGAGTTTCTCCGTGAGCTCGATGGCGGGGACAAGGCACAGCTGCAGGGGCTCGGCGTCGCCCTTGGGATTCCCGACCGCGCGCGCAAGCAACTCGACGGGCGCGGCGAGTTCGAGCACCTCGATGCGCTGACCTGGCTGACGTTGCTCGGCGATCCCGACCCGTATCTGGAGTCTGCGTTCGAGCCGGAGACGCCACGGGAGCGGGCGGCGACGGTGACGCTGCTGTCCGAGACCGACAGTCTCGCGGACGCCCGACAGGGCGTTTCGATACTGCTCGACGACATTGACGGCCAGTTCACGGTCTTCGGCCAGGACACACTGCATCGCATCTCACGATCGGACCCGACACCGCTGTTGGAGGCCGCACGCAGGGAGTATCGAAGCTGGAACGAACCCCTGTTCGCGCAAGTGCTTGCGGTCTGTGCCAACCTGGAGACCAGCGTCGGCGACCAGGACCTCTCGTGGCTGACCGCGGCCCTGGAGACCGAGAACGAAGCGATCCGGGCCGCCGCGGCGCGGGCGCTCGGGAGTTTTGGCTGGCGGGAAACCGTCCGTGACCGGGCGTTTCTGGAACGGGCGGTCGGCGATCCGTCACCACGGGTTCGGGGTGCCGTCTACGAGATGCTCGGCGCGTGGGGGGACCAACCAGCACTGAGTGTCCTCCTGTACGCCCTGGTGAGCGAAACCCATCCGCGAGCCGTAGAACGGGGGACAGCGGCGCTCGTCGACCGCCGCGACCGCATCGATCCCGACACGCCGGCTGTGTTGGGCCCGGCCTGGGACTGGAGTGTCGAACACGCCGAGTACGACGATATGGCCCGGCACGGCTCCAAGCGGGTGTATAGTTGA